Part of the Pseudanabaena sp. FACHB-2040 genome is shown below.
TGAAATCTGCCGGGGTTTCGCTGGGGGACCTCTTGCCGCCTCGGCACCCGGTCACCTACAGCGGCGTGATCACGGCCAGCAGCGTTGAGGGAGCGGTGAAACATGCCAGGCGATTCAAGCAATTTGGCCTGCCCCACGTGAAGGTGAAGATCACGGGGGAGGCGGATCGGGAACGGCTGGCGGCGATTCGCGCGGTGGTGGGGCCGCAGGTCTCGTTGCGGGTAGATGGCAATGGGGCCTACTCGGTGGAAAGTGCGATCGCTACCTGTGAGGCCCTAGCAGAATTTCAGATCGACAGCGCCGAGCAAATGATTTCGCGCGGTCATCCTCAGGATTTAGCAACGGTTCAGGCGAACTCAACTATTCCCCAAATGGCCGATGAGTCGCTGATTACCCTGGCGGATGCCGAGGCGCTAATTGCGGCCAGGGCCTGCAAAAGCTTTAATCTGCGGCTGTCAAAATGTGGGGGACTAGGGCCAACCTTGGCCATTGCTGAGCTGGCTCAAGCCACTGGCATTCAGGTGCAGGTGGGCTGCCAGGTGGGCGAGACGGCAATTCTCTCCGCCGCAGGGCGGCACTTGGCGGCCTATTTGCCGGAGATCAGCTTTTGCGAAGGCTCCTACGGCAGTCTGCTATTGCGGGAAGATCTCAGTCGTCGCCCCATTCACTTTGGCCATCAAGGTTTGGCTAAGCCTTTGAAGGGGCCAGGGTTGGGGGTAGAGATTCAAGATGCCCTGCTGGAAAAATACGCCCAGCAAATAATTTCACTGACAACTAAGGCGGTGTGAGATGATAGCCGGACTGTATACCCTCGGCCTCCACTGGCAGGGTCGAGCCCTGAAACAACGGCTAGAGGCTGCCACCCAAGAGCCTGAGCTGGCCCAACAGCAGCTATTGCGCCAGTTGCTCAGCCGCCATGGAGACACTCAGTTTGGCCGCGAGCATCACTTTGATCAGATTCGCACCCCGCTAGACTACCGCCACGCAGTGCCCATCCGCGACTACGAAGGCTTTCGGCCCTATGTGCAGCAGATGATGGCAGGCCAGGAAAAGATTTTGGTGAATGAG
Proteins encoded:
- a CDS encoding enolase C-terminal domain-like protein; amino-acid sequence: MRIVDATLFALQIPFVEAFAHSVRSRSYSDSIVVRLRAEDGTVGYGEAVARPYVTGETVDGCLQFMERTLWPAVQATDYLRWTGQNPIAWLASLALPADADSLATPGVVAWHGARCGFELALVDCLLKSAGVSLGDLLPPRHPVTYSGVITASSVEGAVKHARRFKQFGLPHVKVKITGEADRERLAAIRAVVGPQVSLRVDGNGAYSVESAIATCEALAEFQIDSAEQMISRGHPQDLATVQANSTIPQMADESLITLADAEALIAARACKSFNLRLSKCGGLGPTLAIAELAQATGIQVQVGCQVGETAILSAAGRHLAAYLPEISFCEGSYGSLLLREDLSRRPIHFGHQGLAKPLKGPGLGVEIQDALLEKYAQQIISLTTKAV